Proteins encoded in a region of the Mercenaria mercenaria strain notata chromosome 1, MADL_Memer_1, whole genome shotgun sequence genome:
- the LOC123527058 gene encoding uncharacterized protein LOC123527058 produces MSDTPVKQIQNCASPDSVTIVTPGLPNHDAGSTTEPPENICKSVSKDSGETEVVKKSSISSSGSFKRRSIRRRSSKRLSKPEPEFGHDTKTYEKIQERVLQERAVTNAIDALQERWRMIMFMYDDCVALNEQRRELKLRKLCVQRQFELILIISIFMLICIPISVVIVLINR; encoded by the exons atgtcagatacaCCTGTAAAACAGATTCAGAATTGCGCATCTCCGGACTCAGTTACTATAGTGACACCGGGACTACCTAACCACGATGCCGGAAGTACAACAGAGCCTCCAGAAAATATATGCAAGTCAGTTTCAAAAGATTCTGGAGAAACCGAAGTTGTTAAAAAGTCTTCGATCTCAAGTTCAGGGTCATTCAAACGCCGGTCTATTCGG AGACGATCTAGCAAGCGTTTAAGCAAACCCGAACCAGAGTTTGGACATGACACCAAAACGTACGAGAAAATTCAAGAACGGGTTTTACAAGAACGTGCAGTGACGAACGCCATAGACGCTTTACAGGAACGCTGGAGAATGATAATGTTTATGTATGACGACTGTGTTGCACTGAATGAGCAAAGAAGAGAATTAAAATTGAGAAAACTCTGTGTACAAAGACAGTTTGAACTAATTTTGATTATATCGATATTCATGCTAATATGTATACCTATATCAGTGGTCATTGTTTTAATAAACAGATAA